Genomic DNA from Peribacillus simplex:
AAATGACCTGGAACGTTTTTTTAATAAAATAAAATGCAGGCAAACTCCCTTTTAATTGGGTCATAAACGTTTCCTCCATTTTTTTATGGTTAGTAAAACCAAAAGAAGAGGTAAGTATAAAACAAGGAAGGCCACGCTGTATGGATTGATTACTTTATTTAATATAAATAAGGATTCCACATCGAAAAAAAGTATATTGACAAGCAGTATGATTATGGACATTACCCATAAGGGATACTTTTGCTGGACGTTGAATAAGCGTTTGACACCCCTGCTGGCAGCCCACAAAGGAATGATCATGTTGGGTATGATGACGATGGCCCACCAAGAAACAGTTATGTATTCGAAACGTTGAATAAAGGGGAATTCAATGACACTGGTCAATGAGAGTGTTAGCCATAGGGTAAGGACCAGCTGTTTCTGTGAATAAAAGACTGTCGAAACAAAATAAAGCAATAGGATCAATAACGTAGTGGTCAAGGCTCCTCCATGAGCATACTTTTGTGATGTTTCAGGATTTTTGATGAACGGATAAAACATCAGGATCATTTCAAAACCAAGCATTGATAATGAAGTAGTTCTGGTTCCTTTCATTATATCACTTAACGTATGATCGAATATAGGAAGAAAACCGGTGAAATCCGCGAATTTAAAGCCATATAGAGGTACAAATAAAAGCCAGTATGAAGCGATTACGGTTAAAAAGGCGATACCCGTTATGGTTCGGAACCCTCCCGTACATATATAATAAATCAGGATCAGGAAAACCAAAGCAAATGCCCAAGAAGGTATCTCTTCAAACATCCAAACATGAATGACATTTATATAGCCGATTATGACCGTCATTCCAAGAATAAAGAAATAAAGAATGAATAAGAAACTGAAGAAATTCCCAATCCATTTACCCCATGCCTGATTATTAGCAGAAATGATATCACCGGGAACAATACTGAAAATCTTATATATAAGCCAAATTAATATATGAACAATCAGTCCGGCTACGAGTATGGAGATCCA
This window encodes:
- a CDS encoding GerAB/ArcD/ProY family transporter, producing the protein MNQAGVNEKYKVSPFYVFFLLHSMQTGLGVLNFQRDLAKATGTDGWISILVAGLIVHILIWLIYKIFSIVPGDIISANNQAWGKWIGNFFSFLFILYFFILGMTVIIGYINVIHVWMFEEIPSWAFALVFLILIYYICTGGFRTITGIAFLTVIASYWLLFVPLYGFKFADFTGFLPIFDHTLSDIMKGTRTTSLSMLGFEMILMFYPFIKNPETSQKYAHGGALTTTLLILLLYFVSTVFYSQKQLVLTLWLTLSLTSVIEFPFIQRFEYITVSWWAIVIIPNMIIPLWAASRGVKRLFNVQQKYPLWVMSIIILLVNILFFDVESLFILNKVINPYSVAFLVLYLPLLLVLLTIKKWRKRL